From Candidatus Methylomirabilota bacterium:
CCGCGCCGGCCACACGCCGGGCCAGCTCTCGGGCGGCCAGCAGCAGCGGGTTGCCATCGCGCGCTCGATCGCGCTCGAGCCCCGGGTCATGCTGTTCGACGAGCCGACCAGCGCGCTCGATCCGGAGCTGGTGGGCTCGGTGCTCGAGGTCATGCGCTCCTTGCGCGAAAGCGGCATGACCATGATCGTGGTCAGCCACGAGATGGGCTTTGCCCGCAACGCCGCCGACCGGGTCGTGTTCATGGACGAGGGCGCCATCGTGGAGCAGGGGCCGCCCGCCGCGATCTTCGAGAACCCGGCCCACGAGCGCACGCGCACCTTCATCGGCCAGATCCAGCGGCACTGAGAGGCTTGTCGAACTGGGACCGCTTCACCGATACGTTCTTCAACGCCAAGGTCATGCTCAAGTACCTGCCGGACATCCTGTCCGGCGTGGTGGTCACGATCGAGCTTGCCCTCCTCATCGTCGTCACGGGCATTGCCGCCGGCCTGGCACTGGCGCTGCTCAGAAGCCTCGCCATCCGGCCGCTCAACTGGCTGATCATCTTCATCGTCGACCTGTTCCGCTCGCTGCCGCCGCTGGTCGTCATCGTGCTGATCTATTTCGGCCTGCCCAGCGTCAACCTCTCGCCCTCTGGCTTCGTCTCCACCTGGCTGTCGCTCGCCTTCGTGCTGATGGCCTTCTCCGAGGAGATCTTCTGGGCCGGCATCACCTCGGTGGCCAAGGGCCAGTGGGAGGCCGCGCGCTCGACCGGCTTGTCGTTCGGCCAGACCCTGATGAACGTCGTGCTGCCGCAGGCATTCCGGCTGACCATCCCGCCGCTCACCAACCGCACCATCGCCATCACCAAGGGCACCTCGCTCGGCACCGTCGTCGCCGTCACCGAGATCCTGGGGCAGGCGAGCTCGGCGATGTCCAATTCCTACAATCCCTCGCCGCTGATGATGGGCGCCGCGGCCTACATCGTGCTGTTCCTCCCCGTCGTCGTGGCGGCCCGCTGGGTCGAGACCAAGTTCGCGTGGAAGCGATGATCGAGACCTTCTTCAACCTGGAGATCATCGCCGCTTCCTGGCCGATCGTGCTGGCGGGGCTGAGGAACACCGTGCTGCTGTCGCTGCTCGTGGTGCCGCTCGGCCTGTTCGGCGGGCTGATCCTGGCGCTGCTGGCGAGCGTGAAGCATCCGGCGATCCGCTGGCCGCTGATGGCCTGGGTCGATTTCTTCCGCGCCTTTCCGCCCTTGGTGCTGCTTATCTTATTATTCGCCGGACTGCCGTTCGCAGGGCTGGAGCTGAGCGGCTTCGTCTGCGTGGCAGTCGCCTTCTTCCTCAACACCGGCGCCTACTACGGCGAGATCCTGAGGGCGGGAATCGATTCCGTGCCGGCCGGCCAGGTCGAGGCCGCGCGCTCCACCGGCCTCTCCCGCCTGCAGGCCATGGCCTACGTCGTGCTGCCCCAGGCGGTGCGCAACGTGCTGCCCGACCTGCTCTCCAACACGCTCGAGGTGGTGAAGCTCACCTCGCTCGGCAGCGTGGTGGCCGTGCCCGAACTCCTCTACCAGGCGCGTCAGGCGCAGAGCATCACCTACAACCCGACGCCCATCGTAGTGGCGGCGATCATCTACTTCCTGATGCTATGGCCCGTGGTGCGGCTCTTGAGCCGGCTGGAGAACCGCGCACTCGCCGGACGGTAGCGTTCTCATCCCTCCCGCCATGACGCTGAATGGATGGGCCCTCAGGGACGCGAGCGCGGCCGGGCCGCGCGCCGTGGCGCGAGCCGGTGCGCGGCGACCGCCGCCGGGACGCTCCGCTCGCGCAGTCGCCGCTGCAGCAGCTGACGGAATCCCGGGTGGTGCTCGACGAGCCGATCGATCAAATCGTCACCCTCCTTCAGCGGCACGAGTTGGAACGCGGGTCTTCCGTTGACGGTCACTACCACCGGTTCGTCATGGCAGCGATGAGCGTATTCACTCAGGTGCGCTTTTGCTTCACTAAGTGGGATCACTTTCATGATGTTCTGTGAACCTCCTGCCCTGCACGATGAGGGCGTTTCCGCGCTTCTCGCCCACGAGGACAATAGTCACGCGCTGCTGCGGCCGCCGCAGCTCGGGCTGG
This genomic window contains:
- a CDS encoding type II toxin-antitoxin system Phd/YefM family antitoxin — protein: MKVIPLSEAKAHLSEYAHRCHDEPVVVTVNGRPAFQLVPLKEGDDLIDRLVEHHPGFRQLLQRRLRERSVPAAVAAHRLAPRRAARPRSRP
- a CDS encoding amino acid ABC transporter permease yields the protein MSNWDRFTDTFFNAKVMLKYLPDILSGVVVTIELALLIVVTGIAAGLALALLRSLAIRPLNWLIIFIVDLFRSLPPLVVIVLIYFGLPSVNLSPSGFVSTWLSLAFVLMAFSEEIFWAGITSVAKGQWEAARSTGLSFGQTLMNVVLPQAFRLTIPPLTNRTIAITKGTSLGTVVAVTEILGQASSAMSNSYNPSPLMMGAAAYIVLFLPVVVAARWVETKFAWKR
- a CDS encoding amino acid ABC transporter permease, with product MIETFFNLEIIAASWPIVLAGLRNTVLLSLLVVPLGLFGGLILALLASVKHPAIRWPLMAWVDFFRAFPPLVLLILLFAGLPFAGLELSGFVCVAVAFFLNTGAYYGEILRAGIDSVPAGQVEAARSTGLSRLQAMAYVVLPQAVRNVLPDLLSNTLEVVKLTSLGSVVAVPELLYQARQAQSITYNPTPIVVAAIIYFLMLWPVVRLLSRLENRALAGR